From the genome of Herpetosiphonaceae bacterium:
TTCGTTATACACCCCAAGCTGCATCCAGACCGTCCTGACGCCCTTCCGAATCGCCTCGTCCACGTGCGGCCCGACCGCCTCCGAGCGCCGAAATATATCGACCAGATCGACATCGAACGGCACCGACAGCAGATCGGGATACGCCCGCTCGCCGAACACCTCCGATAGCTCCGGGTTGATCGGCACGATGCGGTAGCCCTGGCTCTGCATGTAGCGT
Proteins encoded in this window:
- a CDS encoding CoA-binding protein, whose translation is MEDQQIRRILQDTRVIAVVGLSDNPARPSYGVTRYMQSQGYRIVPINPELSEVFGERAYPDLLSVPFDVDLVDIFRRSEAVGPHVDEAIRKGVRTVWMQLGVYNEAAAQQARAAGIDVIMNRCILIEHRRLLGG